The DNA region TAGATTACGATAGTGATAACTTAAATAATTTAAAAATTAAATATAGAATAAGATGCCTGTCTAACCTTGACGTTGCTTATGTTTAGGATTAGAACAGATCACCATAACGCGGCCTCTACGCCGTATAACGCGACACTTGTCGCACATTTTTTTTACAGATGCTCTAACTTTCATAATTTATCTGCTTTGATGGAGCAATATTTTTTACATCATAAGTAGCGGTTCTTTTTGAAAACCATCAAAAAAACACCACAAGTTTTCAATCATATCAATATTGAGCCAACATGACTATCTCTTACAAGCAATTAGCTTCAGATTAGACATGTACAGCACAATATTTACTTTTTCCGGAGTCTATAGGTGATTCTCCCTTTCGTTAGATCGTAAGGCGTTAGCTCAACCTTGACGCGATCGCCGGGAAGAATTTTGATGTAGTTACGACGAATTTTGCCAGAAATGTGAGCCAAAACATTAAAGCCATTATCTAGATCGACTCTGAACATAGCATTTGGCAGAGATTCTGTAACAGTTCCCTCCATTTCAATCAAGTCTTGTTTAGACAAAACAGTTAACGCTCCTTATATTGAGTAGTTTTAAACAGAAATTTTAGATTGCAAATCACTAGTCACATCGTCCAATGCTTGATCACCATTGACCGAAACTAATAATTCACGTTGCTTGTAAAATTCAATCACAGGGGCGGTTTGCTCACGATAAACATCTAGTCTTCGAGTAATGGTGGACTTGTTGTCATCCTTACGACCGCGCCCTAGCAATCTCTGAATAAGAACCGAGTCATCAACCTCAAGATTAAGAGCATGATCACAGTCTTGATCCAACTCAGATAGTAGTTTTTCTAAAAACTCAGCCTGAGCCACATTACGAGGAAAACCATCCAGAATCCAACCATTAGAAACATCAGGTTGCTGCAATCGCTCACGAATTAAATCAAGAATTAAATTATCAGGAACTAACTCACCCCGATCAACAAAACCTTGAGCTTTAACCCCTAAAGACGTTTTGTTTTTGATCGCCGCTCTCAAAATTTCACCAGTAGAAATATGGGGAATTTTATGAAGTTCGGCCAGCAAACTTGCTTGGGTGCCTTTCCCAGCCCCAGGGGGGCCTAGAAAAATAAGCTTTACGCTTTTAGCCATAATAATTAGTCATCTCAATAATTTGCTTGTGCTCGTAATAGTGAAGCTCCCAGTAAACTTACTGTTTCACCATGCCTTCATAACGCTGGGAAATCACGTAAGTTTGGATTTGCTTTGCCGTATCAATTGCAACACCAACTAAAATCAATAGTGAAGTAGCTCCAAATCCTTGCAAAGTAGTAATACCAGTTGCGCCCTCCACAAAAGTGGGAACAGTTGCGACTAAACCCAAGAATATTGCACCAAGTAAAGTCAAACGATTAATCACTTTCTCCAAGTACTGACTTGTTGCTCTTCCAGGTCGTATTCCGGGAATGCTCGAACCCATTTTTTTCAGATTCTGCGACATATCCACTGGATTCACAATCAAAGAAGCATAAAAGTAGCTAAAAAAGAGAATCAATGTCAAATAAACAATGACATAAGGGATTCTCCCCGGCTGAAGAAAATTGGTCACCCCAATCAAAATATTACTAAGGGTTCCTTCACCTGACGCAAAACCAACAAGAGAAGAAGGTAGAACCAATACAGCAGACGCAAAAATAATTGGCATAACGCCACCCTGATTCAGGCGCAAAGGCAAATAACTTGTGCGTTCTCTATAAAGTTTGCGACCCACTTGACGTCTTGCCGAGACAATAGGAATACGACGAGTACCTTCCTGAACGAAGACAATGCCGATAATCATTACAAGGAAGACTAGAAGCAACAAAATAACTTTAGCGATTACGGCTCTGCCGCCAGCTTGGGCAAACTCAATTGTGTTTCCAAGGGTACGAGGTAATACAGCAACAATATTGACAAAAATCAATAGCGAAGCACCATTACCCAAGCCTTTCTCTGTAATTAATTCGGAGATCCACATTACGAATACTGAACCAGCAGTCAAAGCCAAGGTTGTTTCAAGAACGAAGGCAAACCCCGGATCAACGGCATATGGGCGTAGTATCTGTAAAGTAATGCCGAAGCTCTGTAGTGCTGCCCAGCCAACAGTTACATAGCGGATAATCTGAGAAATCTTACGACGCCCAGCTTCACCGTCATTTTTCTGCATGTCTTCCAAAGCGGGTATCGCTGCAGTCATTAACTGCATAATGATGGAAGCATTAATGTAAGGCAAAATACCGAGGGCAAAAATACCTACAGCAGATAAACCACCACCAGCAAAGACATCTAAAAAGCCAAGGAAAGGGGAATTCTGAATACCAGCACTTAATTCAGCCCGGTCTATTCCAGGAATAGGGATAAAAACACCAAGACGAACAAGCACTAATAAGCCTAATGTGACAAGTAAGCGACCTCTCAGGCCAGCTGCTTGCGCCATTTGCATAAAAGTTTCTTGTGCTGTCGGTGTTTTTTCGCGACTAACAACCATAATTAAAATTCTCTGTGATGATTAAAAAAGTCAAATAAATTAAAAGAGTCTTAATTTCTTTCAA from [Limnothrix rosea] IAM M-220 includes:
- the rpmJ gene encoding 50S ribosomal protein L36, yielding MKVRASVKKMCDKCRVIRRRGRVMVICSNPKHKQRQG
- the infA gene encoding translation initiation factor IF-1, with the translated sequence MSKQDLIEMEGTVTESLPNAMFRVDLDNGFNVLAHISGKIRRNYIKILPGDRVKVELTPYDLTKGRITYRLRKK
- a CDS encoding adenylate kinase; the protein is MAKSVKLIFLGPPGAGKGTQASLLAELHKIPHISTGEILRAAIKNKTSLGVKAQGFVDRGELVPDNLILDLIRERLQQPDVSNGWILDGFPRNVAQAEFLEKLLSELDQDCDHALNLEVDDSVLIQRLLGRGRKDDNKSTITRRLDVYREQTAPVIEFYKQRELLVSVNGDQALDDVTSDLQSKISV
- the secY gene encoding preprotein translocase subunit SecY, whose translation is MVVSREKTPTAQETFMQMAQAAGLRGRLLVTLGLLVLVRLGVFIPIPGIDRAELSAGIQNSPFLGFLDVFAGGGLSAVGIFALGILPYINASIIMQLMTAAIPALEDMQKNDGEAGRRKISQIIRYVTVGWAALQSFGITLQILRPYAVDPGFAFVLETTLALTAGSVFVMWISELITEKGLGNGASLLIFVNIVAVLPRTLGNTIEFAQAGGRAVIAKVILLLLVFLVMIIGIVFVQEGTRRIPIVSARRQVGRKLYRERTSYLPLRLNQGGVMPIIFASAVLVLPSSLVGFASGEGTLSNILIGVTNFLQPGRIPYVIVYLTLILFFSYFYASLIVNPVDMSQNLKKMGSSIPGIRPGRATSQYLEKVINRLTLLGAIFLGLVATVPTFVEGATGITTLQGFGATSLLILVGVAIDTAKQIQTYVISQRYEGMVKQ